The following proteins are encoded in a genomic region of Desulfovibrio sp.:
- the ilvA gene encoding threonine ammonia-lyase, biosynthetic, whose translation MDKHSEYLNRILLSRVYDVAVETPLDEAVSLSRRTGNNILLKREDLQPVFSFKIRGAYNKMAHLTKEELRRGVITASAGNHAQGVALGARRLGCEATIVMPVTTPAIKVEAVKRLGGQVVLSGESFSDAWKHTLDLIQETGCVYIPPFDDPDVIAGQGTIGMEILRQYPGDIHAVFVPIGGGGMAAGVAAYIKNLRPEIRVIGVEPVDSDAMRRSVMAGQRVELHDVGLFADGVAVKLVGEETFVLCRDLLDDIITVETDAICGAIKDIFEDTRVVAEPAGALALAGLRAYAKAGDLHDATLVAIVSGANMNFDRLSHVVDRAEIGAQREALLAVTIPETVGSFRQLCASFGSRNITELCTRYSDPVKARVLVGIKINGRDDVAQVLKELRGKGFEAIDLTDNELAKVHVRHLVGGNAPQILHERLLRFTFPERPGALLDFMDAMRVDFSISLFQYRYHGADFGRVLVGFEAPDEKKEAFEDFLKRVEAMGYPHVEESNNDAYKMFLGWHE comes from the coding sequence ATGGACAAGCACAGCGAATACCTGAACCGTATCCTTTTGAGCCGCGTATACGACGTGGCGGTAGAAACCCCCCTGGACGAGGCGGTCAGTCTTTCGCGCCGCACCGGCAATAATATTTTGCTCAAGCGCGAAGACCTCCAGCCTGTTTTTTCCTTCAAGATCAGAGGCGCCTACAACAAGATGGCGCACCTTACCAAGGAAGAGCTGCGCAGGGGCGTTATTACCGCCTCGGCTGGCAATCACGCTCAGGGGGTTGCCCTTGGCGCGCGCAGGCTGGGGTGCGAAGCTACCATCGTCATGCCCGTGACCACGCCCGCCATCAAGGTCGAGGCTGTGAAGCGGCTGGGTGGTCAGGTTGTGCTTTCGGGGGAATCTTTCAGCGATGCCTGGAAGCACACGCTTGACCTGATTCAGGAAACCGGCTGCGTGTATATTCCGCCCTTTGACGACCCGGATGTCATCGCAGGGCAGGGCACCATCGGCATGGAAATCCTGCGCCAGTACCCCGGTGATATCCATGCCGTGTTTGTCCCCATCGGCGGGGGCGGCATGGCGGCGGGCGTTGCCGCCTATATCAAGAACCTGCGGCCTGAAATCCGCGTCATCGGCGTGGAGCCTGTGGATTCTGACGCCATGCGGCGTTCCGTCATGGCCGGGCAGCGCGTGGAACTGCACGATGTGGGTCTGTTTGCCGACGGCGTGGCCGTCAAGCTGGTGGGTGAAGAAACGTTTGTTCTCTGCCGCGACCTGCTTGACGACATCATCACCGTTGAGACGGACGCCATCTGCGGCGCTATCAAGGATATTTTTGAAGACACCCGCGTGGTGGCCGAGCCTGCGGGCGCGCTCGCTCTGGCTGGCCTGCGGGCTTACGCCAAGGCGGGGGATCTGCACGATGCCACCCTGGTAGCCATTGTGAGCGGCGCGAACATGAACTTTGACCGCCTGAGCCACGTGGTTGACCGCGCGGAAATAGGCGCTCAGCGCGAAGCCCTGCTGGCAGTGACCATCCCCGAAACCGTAGGCAGCTTCCGGCAGTTGTGCGCATCTTTTGGCAGCCGCAACATCACGGAACTCTGCACCCGGTATTCAGACCCGGTAAAGGCCAGGGTACTGGTGGGCATCAAGATCAACGGGCGCGATGATGTGGCCCAGGTGCTGAAAGAACTGCGCGGTAAGGGTTTTGAGGCCATTGACCTCACGGATAACGAACTGGCCAAGGTGCACGTGCGCCACCTGGTGGGTGGCAACGCGCCCCAGATTCTGCACGAGCGTTTGCTGCGCTTTACCTTCCCCGAACGCCCCGGCGCTCTGCTGGACTTTATGGACGCCATGCGCGTGGATTTCAGCATTTCGCTGTTCCAGTACCGCTATCACGGCGCGGATTTTGGTCGCGTGCTTGTGGGATTTGAAGCGCCCGATGAAAAGAAGGAAGCCTTTGAGGATTTTCTCAAGCGTGTTGAAGCCATGGGCTATCCGCATGTGGAAGAATCCAACAACGATGCCTACAAGATGTTTCTGGGCTGGCACGAATAA
- a CDS encoding protoporphyrinogen oxidase, with translation MRTLFFLSLLMLCLTVTAQAEPRSFTLFSADLPQGWDGEEKMGFKSGNPDECMLILGLSNEKKDDYAALISIFVLPNTQNDDSASLANKLAPLQANASQPRPQGPFWTFNGELRSQAFPAPGVTKVNATADKVIIAIVQDPDQRGAEAVFASLKGLTPETRKLLGQ, from the coding sequence ATGCGGACTTTGTTTTTTCTGTCCCTTCTCATGCTCTGCCTGACGGTCACAGCCCAGGCTGAACCGCGCTCGTTTACGCTTTTCAGTGCCGACCTGCCCCAAGGCTGGGACGGCGAGGAAAAAATGGGCTTCAAATCGGGCAACCCCGATGAATGCATGCTGATTCTGGGCCTTTCCAACGAAAAGAAAGACGACTACGCCGCGCTCATCAGCATTTTTGTTCTGCCTAACACGCAGAATGACGACAGCGCCTCCCTTGCCAACAAGCTGGCCCCCCTTCAGGCCAACGCATCCCAGCCCCGCCCGCAGGGGCCGTTCTGGACGTTCAACGGCGAACTGCGCAGCCAGGCCTTTCCCGCCCCCGGCGTGACCAAGGTCAACGCCACGGCAGACAAGGTCATCATTGCCATTGTTCAGGATCCTGATCAGCGTGGAGCCGAAGCTGTTTTTGCCAGCCTCAAGGGCCTCACCCCCGAAACGCGCAAGCTGCTCGGCCAGTAA
- the glmU gene encoding bifunctional UDP-N-acetylglucosamine diphosphorylase/glucosamine-1-phosphate N-acetyltransferase GlmU produces MPKNAALILAAGKGTRMHSDRPKVLQTLLGEPMLACVIEALRPVFAEDVWIVAGHRAEMVQAAFPGARFVLQEQQLGTGHALIQALPALSEAGCTHLLVVNGDAPLLSESLVRSFLAEAVGADLAFATIELDNPGAYGRVVRQQGKVKAIVEAKDYDSSLYGPPSNEVNAGMYYCSLAAVQSLLPHLNNSNKSGEYYITDLIGLAVAEKYEVLGIQCGRDDSLMGVNSPLELSRMEETLRARIVDDLLASGVIVHAPGSVRVGPLAQIEPGVELTGPCEIYGHTSISRGASVASHCVVRDCVISNNAEIRSFSHLEKARVGAAALVGPFARLRPGAVLEEQSHVGNFVELKKTHLGKGAKANHLTYLGDAEIGEGTNIGAGTITCNYDGKHKFQTKIGRYAFIGSNTALVAPVTVGDDALVGAGSVITRDVPNGELAIAREKQKNLPRRNK; encoded by the coding sequence ATGCCGAAGAACGCGGCTTTGATTCTTGCAGCGGGCAAGGGAACCCGCATGCACTCGGACAGGCCCAAGGTGCTGCAAACGCTGCTGGGCGAGCCAATGCTTGCCTGCGTCATTGAGGCTCTGCGCCCCGTTTTTGCGGAAGACGTCTGGATTGTGGCCGGGCACCGCGCCGAAATGGTGCAGGCCGCCTTTCCTGGTGCCCGCTTTGTGTTGCAGGAGCAGCAGCTTGGCACAGGCCACGCCCTTATTCAGGCTCTGCCCGCGCTGAGCGAAGCCGGTTGCACCCATTTGCTGGTGGTCAACGGCGATGCGCCCCTGCTTTCGGAATCTCTGGTTCGTTCTTTTCTTGCCGAGGCCGTTGGCGCTGACCTGGCCTTTGCCACCATTGAGCTGGACAACCCCGGCGCATATGGCCGGGTAGTGCGCCAGCAGGGCAAGGTCAAGGCCATAGTGGAAGCCAAGGATTATGATTCCTCGCTCTACGGGCCGCCCTCCAACGAGGTTAACGCTGGCATGTACTATTGCAGCCTTGCTGCGGTGCAAAGCCTTTTGCCGCACCTGAACAACAGCAACAAAAGCGGCGAATATTACATTACAGACCTCATCGGCCTCGCCGTTGCGGAAAAGTACGAAGTTCTCGGCATCCAGTGCGGCCGTGATGATTCGCTCATGGGGGTGAATTCGCCGCTTGAGCTTTCCCGCATGGAAGAAACCCTGCGCGCCCGTATTGTTGATGATCTGCTCGCCTCGGGTGTTATCGTGCATGCGCCGGGCTCTGTGCGTGTTGGCCCCCTGGCGCAGATTGAACCCGGAGTGGAACTGACCGGCCCGTGCGAAATTTATGGTCATACCAGCATCAGCCGTGGGGCCAGCGTTGCCTCGCATTGCGTGGTGCGCGACTGCGTGATCTCCAATAATGCGGAGATCCGTTCCTTCTCCCATCTTGAAAAAGCCCGCGTGGGCGCAGCCGCACTGGTGGGGCCCTTTGCCCGCCTACGGCCCGGCGCTGTGCTTGAAGAACAGTCGCATGTGGGCAATTTTGTGGAGCTTAAAAAGACCCACCTTGGCAAAGGCGCCAAGGCCAACCACCTTACCTATCTTGGCGATGCCGAAATAGGCGAGGGCACCAACATCGGCGCGGGCACAATCACCTGCAATTACGATGGAAAGCACAAGTTTCAGACCAAGATCGGGCGTTATGCCTTTATTGGCAGCAATACGGCTCTGGTTGCCCCTGTGACTGTGGGCGACGACGCCCTTGTGGGCGCAGGCTCGGTCATTACTCGCGACGTGCCCAATGGCGAGCTTGCCATTGCCCGCGAAAAGCAGAAAAATCTGCCCCGCAGGAATAAATAA
- a CDS encoding glycosyltransferase gives MAPQSLVSVIIPTYNYAAFLPQAVASVREQRGPGIDVEVIVVDDGSTDNTAEVAESFGSDIVFIRQANSGPSRARNTGLRAAHGDFVAFLDADDLFSRGLLASHLRVFEAQPELDMSICRCMNLQQDEGEPLLTLWSLVNSHWDVHACTANLAPIHCFLLRMACARRAGYFDESIRHCEDQEYWLRCYGMGARVGMNPDGLVLYRKHGDNSTSDMKPMYVHDSLMHEKVGRMLAELPEFPLQAKCAGWLAHAAGCLVSAGYLSEFDPERSLVMQDFFTRAVLAAAPLFSHSVPRNDAGNLRHVQDYYGGRCLRLAKWSGLQLTPAAAKAVMVLNRMFPRMADLSSDALNARLHSTYARLCVIGLPPQVSTE, from the coding sequence ATGGCCCCGCAATCTCTGGTTTCCGTCATTATCCCCACATACAACTATGCCGCATTTCTGCCGCAAGCCGTAGCGAGTGTGCGAGAGCAGCGCGGGCCGGGCATTGATGTGGAAGTCATTGTTGTGGACGATGGCTCCACCGACAATACCGCAGAAGTGGCTGAAAGCTTTGGGTCGGATATTGTATTTATCCGGCAGGCCAATTCGGGGCCGTCCCGCGCCAGAAACACCGGCCTGCGCGCTGCGCATGGTGATTTTGTGGCTTTTCTTGATGCGGACGACCTTTTTTCCAGGGGGCTGCTTGCCAGCCACTTACGGGTTTTTGAGGCGCAGCCGGAACTGGACATGAGCATCTGCCGTTGCATGAATCTGCAACAGGATGAGGGAGAACCGTTGCTGACGCTCTGGTCACTGGTCAACAGTCATTGGGACGTACACGCCTGTACCGCCAACCTCGCTCCCATACATTGCTTTTTGCTGCGCATGGCCTGCGCCAGACGTGCTGGCTATTTTGATGAGAGCATCCGCCATTGTGAAGATCAGGAATACTGGCTGCGCTGCTATGGCATGGGGGCAAGGGTTGGGATGAACCCGGACGGGCTGGTGCTGTACAGAAAGCATGGCGACAATTCCACCAGCGACATGAAGCCCATGTATGTTCATGATTCCCTCATGCACGAAAAGGTTGGCCGCATGCTGGCCGAGCTGCCGGAATTTCCCTTGCAGGCCAAGTGCGCAGGCTGGCTGGCCCATGCGGCTGGCTGCCTTGTTTCTGCCGGGTATCTAAGCGAGTTTGATCCTGAGCGCTCACTGGTCATGCAGGATTTTTTTACCAGGGCAGTGCTCGCAGCCGCGCCGCTGTTCAGCCACAGTGTGCCGCGCAATGATGCGGGCAATCTGCGCCATGTTCAGGATTATTACGGAGGGCGGTGCCTGCGCCTCGCCAAATGGTCTGGCCTGCAGCTGACGCCCGCAGCCGCCAAGGCGGTGATGGTGCTCAATCGCATGTTTCCACGTATGGCCGATCTTTCGTCAGATGCGCTGAATGCGCGCCTGCACAGCACCTATGCCAGGCTTTGCGTGATCGGTCTGCCCCCGCAGGTGAGCACGGAGTAA
- a CDS encoding cell division protein ZapA: MNQDTINLTVLGLSIAFKPGADMRRVQEAVRLVEERFADQKLRFHGGQTKDILLTFMALGLADDLLQSQKEQADVQNRVSTLLSKIEESS; the protein is encoded by the coding sequence GTGAACCAGGATACTATCAACCTCACCGTTCTTGGGCTGAGCATTGCATTCAAGCCTGGAGCCGACATGCGGCGTGTACAGGAAGCCGTGCGGCTGGTGGAGGAACGGTTCGCAGACCAGAAGCTGAGGTTCCACGGAGGGCAGACCAAGGACATTCTGCTGACTTTTATGGCCCTTGGACTGGCGGATGATTTGTTGCAATCGCAGAAAGAGCAGGCGGACGTGCAGAATCGCGTCTCAACCTTGCTTTCAAAAATAGAGGAGTCCTCTTAG
- a CDS encoding TRIC cation channel family protein, which translates to MQNLPLFVLDLAASFMLAAAASCRARSTGAHFSGAAVLACLAGMAAPLARDGLLGYGAITLNQGEYLAACVCGGIGGIIIGQSSRAWMAFYWLDALGLALGAGVGTVRGVMAGLGPTGSILLGILGGLVGGIARDLCLGDMARVVEEEMYATAAAFGGMLALTMMLLTNLDPWQSALCGALLVVVLRGVKKIKIV; encoded by the coding sequence ATGCAGAACCTTCCCTTATTTGTGTTAGATCTGGCGGCCAGCTTCATGCTGGCCGCTGCCGCATCTTGCCGGGCGCGCTCTACGGGCGCACATTTTAGCGGTGCTGCCGTTCTTGCCTGTCTGGCGGGAATGGCAGCACCGCTTGCTCGTGATGGACTGCTTGGGTACGGCGCCATCACCCTCAATCAGGGGGAGTATCTGGCGGCATGCGTGTGCGGCGGCATTGGCGGTATCATTATAGGGCAAAGCAGCCGGGCCTGGATGGCCTTTTACTGGTTGGATGCTCTGGGGCTGGCGCTTGGGGCTGGTGTGGGAACCGTAAGAGGCGTGATGGCCGGGCTTGGCCCCACAGGTAGCATCCTGCTTGGAATACTGGGCGGGCTCGTGGGCGGCATTGCGCGAGACCTTTGCCTTGGGGATATGGCCCGTGTGGTGGAAGAAGAAATGTACGCTACGGCAGCCGCCTTTGGCGGCATGCTGGCGCTGACCATGATGCTGCTGACGAATCTGGATCCCTGGCAGAGTGCGCTGTGTGGGGCGTTGCTGGTGGTTGTTTTGCGAGGGGTGAAAAAAATCAAAATTGTCTGA
- the rny gene encoding ribonuclease Y, with product MDPLFIAALVAAALLGVALGVFAHKRSAAKRVGDAEDLAKRIVAEARKEAQAQKKEILLQGQDDLFNQKRELENEFKEREREVKARERKLEEMGGRLEEKLEKATTREHELLTSEKDLARKERQLAESEMFLQTRIEEQEQRLSEIAGLTADEAKVRLFGEIEAKTRHESARMIRQIEMEARETADRKAKEILCNVIQRYAGDYVNEQTVTAVTLPSEDMKGRIIGREGRNIRALEAATGVDLIIDDTPETVILSAYSPLRRQVAKMALERLIQDGRIHPARIEDIVQKCEQELDTQVREVGEQATFDAGVHGIHPEIVRLLGQLRYRTSFTQNVLQHSLEVSALCGMMAAELGMDVKKAKRAGLLHDIGKAVDHEVEGPHALIGADLAKKYNESQEIIHAIAAHHEDQRPSTALAVLVQAADSISGARPGARKELLENYVKRLEDLEGIATSFDGVSKAYAIQAGREIRVMVNSDMVDDDTTYILCKDIAEKIEKNLTYPGQIRVTVIRERRAVGLAK from the coding sequence ATGGATCCATTGTTCATTGCAGCGCTTGTAGCTGCGGCGCTGCTGGGGGTTGCGCTGGGGGTGTTTGCGCACAAGCGCTCTGCCGCAAAACGTGTGGGCGACGCCGAAGATCTGGCGAAGCGCATAGTGGCGGAAGCGCGTAAAGAGGCGCAGGCCCAGAAAAAAGAGATATTGCTTCAGGGCCAGGATGATCTGTTCAATCAGAAACGGGAACTCGAAAACGAATTCAAGGAACGTGAGCGCGAGGTCAAGGCCCGCGAACGCAAGCTTGAAGAAATGGGCGGTCGCCTTGAGGAAAAGCTTGAAAAAGCTACCACAAGGGAGCACGAACTGCTGACTTCAGAGAAGGATCTGGCCCGCAAGGAACGCCAGCTCGCTGAATCTGAAATGTTTTTGCAGACCCGTATTGAAGAGCAGGAGCAGCGGCTTTCTGAAATTGCAGGGCTCACCGCTGATGAGGCAAAGGTCCGGCTTTTCGGCGAAATTGAAGCCAAAACCCGGCACGAATCGGCGCGCATGATCCGCCAGATTGAAATGGAAGCGCGCGAAACTGCCGACCGCAAAGCCAAAGAAATCCTCTGTAACGTCATCCAGCGTTATGCGGGCGACTACGTCAACGAGCAGACCGTGACCGCTGTGACCCTTCCGAGCGAAGACATGAAGGGACGCATCATCGGGCGCGAAGGCCGCAATATCCGCGCGCTCGAGGCTGCCACCGGTGTTGATCTTATTATCGATGATACGCCTGAAACCGTTATTCTTTCAGCGTACAGCCCTCTGCGCCGTCAGGTTGCCAAAATGGCGCTTGAGCGCTTGATTCAGGATGGCCGCATTCACCCCGCCCGTATCGAAGACATTGTGCAGAAGTGCGAGCAGGAACTGGACACCCAGGTGCGCGAAGTGGGCGAGCAGGCCACCTTTGACGCGGGCGTTCACGGTATCCATCCGGAAATAGTACGTTTGCTCGGGCAGTTGCGTTACCGCACCTCGTTTACCCAAAACGTGCTCCAGCACTCTCTTGAAGTTTCGGCCCTGTGCGGCATGATGGCCGCAGAGCTCGGCATGGACGTCAAAAAAGCCAAGCGGGCTGGCCTGTTGCATGACATCGGCAAGGCCGTTGACCATGAGGTGGAAGGCCCGCATGCCCTTATAGGCGCGGACCTCGCCAAGAAGTACAACGAAAGCCAGGAGATCATCCACGCCATTGCAGCCCACCATGAAGACCAGCGCCCCTCAACGGCTCTGGCCGTGCTGGTGCAGGCGGCTGACTCCATCTCTGGCGCGCGCCCCGGCGCACGTAAAGAGCTGCTTGAAAACTACGTGAAGCGGCTTGAAGATCTGGAAGGCATTGCCACCAGCTTTGATGGCGTCAGCAAGGCATACGCCATTCAGGCTGGCCGCGAGATTCGCGTGATGGTCAACTCCGACATGGTTGATGACGACACCACGTATATTCTCTGTAAGGATATTGCTGAAAAGATTGAGAAAAACCTTACCTATCCCGGCCAGATCCGCGTGACGGTCATTCGTGAACGCCGGGCAGTGGGGCTGGCCAAGTAG
- a CDS encoding manganese efflux pump MntP family protein — MSFFAVLLLAVALSMDAFAVALASGCALRVPQARHYFRLSAAFGFFQFAMPVVGWYLGITVRSYMEAWDHWIAFALLGWIGGKMVLSGFSALRASSSCPRPSVDPTAGRNLLVLSVATSIDALAVGLSFAILGTSVWSPALMIGLVCAVITAVGVYLGKALANLCAVNGWAELLGGLTLLAIACNTLREHNVFG, encoded by the coding sequence ATGTCGTTTTTTGCTGTTCTGCTCCTGGCCGTTGCCCTTTCCATGGATGCTTTTGCCGTTGCCCTGGCTTCAGGCTGCGCCTTGCGCGTGCCGCAGGCGCGCCATTACTTCCGGCTTTCCGCGGCATTCGGTTTTTTTCAGTTCGCCATGCCGGTGGTGGGGTGGTATCTGGGCATTACCGTGCGTTCTTATATGGAAGCGTGGGATCACTGGATCGCCTTTGCCCTGCTGGGCTGGATAGGCGGCAAGATGGTGCTCTCGGGCTTTTCGGCCCTGCGGGCGAGTTCCTCCTGTCCGCGTCCTTCGGTGGACCCCACTGCGGGGCGCAACCTGCTGGTGCTGAGCGTTGCCACAAGCATCGATGCCCTGGCCGTGGGCCTTTCTTTTGCCATTCTGGGAACTTCTGTCTGGAGCCCGGCCCTGATGATCGGTCTGGTCTGCGCGGTTATTACCGCTGTGGGCGTGTATCTGGGCAAGGCGCTGGCCAACCTCTGCGCGGTCAATGGATGGGCAGAACTGCTGGGTGGGCTGACCCTGCTGGCTATTGCCTGTAATACGCTGCGCGAGCATAATGTTTTTGGTTAA
- a CDS encoding OsmC family protein — MATVSAKYLGDLRVECVHNQSGTKIITDAPSDNQGLGAAFSPTDLCATALGACAMTIIGIYAKTHGVDVTGTEMEINKTMSADPRRIGKIEVTFKMPDREYSAKEKMVIERCTQSCPVHHTLHPDVEQVFTFIWKN; from the coding sequence ATGGCTACCGTCAGCGCAAAATATCTTGGGGATCTGCGCGTGGAGTGCGTCCACAACCAGAGCGGCACAAAGATCATCACAGACGCCCCTTCTGACAACCAGGGGCTGGGCGCGGCTTTTTCGCCCACAGACCTGTGCGCCACAGCCCTTGGGGCCTGCGCCATGACCATTATTGGCATTTATGCAAAGACGCATGGCGTGGATGTGACCGGCACGGAGATGGAGATCAACAAAACCATGAGCGCCGACCCGCGCCGCATCGGCAAGATTGAAGTGACCTTCAAAATGCCTGACCGCGAATATTCCGCCAAGGAAAAGATGGTAATTGAGCGCTGCACTCAAAGCTGCCCAGTGCACCACACCCTGCACCCCGATGTGGAGCAGGTGTTTACCTTTATATGGAAGAACTGA
- the zapB gene encoding cell division protein ZapB produces MELLEQLESQVEALLARLDRLKAENAKISAESAAVAARNDALDEENQKLREALENEETLRTEALNRIDALLRRIQEHDSVE; encoded by the coding sequence ATGGAACTTTTGGAGCAGCTTGAATCGCAGGTTGAGGCGCTTTTGGCCCGACTTGACCGCCTCAAGGCGGAAAACGCGAAAATCAGTGCGGAGTCTGCCGCTGTGGCAGCCAGAAATGACGCACTTGATGAAGAAAACCAAAAGCTGCGTGAAGCTCTTGAAAACGAAGAAACGCTGCGTACTGAGGCGCTGAATCGCATTGACGCCTTGCTGCGCAGGATTCAGGAGCACGACAGCGTCGAGTAG
- a CDS encoding spidroin-2, whose translation MQTIPSWLFCWQWIAAVLTLGASAASAMPIIIALTLATGRRGQARLSAYGARTLARCAAGLAVLGPLLAAGSVLALLASVRSTEHMFEGVSLWMPAMLPYTTAVAAWLAGIICLLLYLAADRAAPVPQAVQDYWQPGQIGLRVGLALLAALCFFAAQVLPNWPFSGLPQGLSMGDVALAVLPNTLHDYFTALAPAGSVALIILSLVARNRGAAFTLADEQRAARWCALWAMVGFIPRCIDRWGLVIGFSLRQGPLPQGLAEQAMGLVPMTLAIACWVALFVLRAPRKFYWLNVLGLLLLVLGASFPFLLALGR comes from the coding sequence ATGCAAACTATTCCTTCTTGGCTTTTCTGCTGGCAATGGATTGCCGCTGTTCTGACCCTGGGCGCAAGCGCCGCTTCGGCCATGCCCATTATTATTGCTCTCACCCTGGCCACCGGCAGACGCGGACAGGCCAGGCTCAGCGCCTATGGCGCGCGCACCCTCGCCCGCTGCGCTGCGGGGCTGGCTGTTCTTGGCCCGCTGCTGGCAGCAGGCAGTGTTCTTGCCCTGCTGGCAAGCGTGCGCAGCACGGAACATATGTTTGAAGGCGTGTCATTGTGGATGCCAGCCATGCTGCCTTACACAACAGCGGTTGCCGCATGGCTGGCTGGCATAATATGCTTGCTGCTGTATCTTGCGGCTGACCGCGCTGCCCCCGTGCCGCAAGCTGTGCAGGATTACTGGCAACCGGGACAGATCGGCCTGCGCGTCGGCCTTGCGCTGCTGGCGGCCCTCTGTTTTTTTGCCGCGCAGGTTCTGCCCAACTGGCCCTTTTCTGGCCTGCCGCAAGGGCTGAGCATGGGGGATGTGGCTCTGGCCGTGCTTCCCAACACCCTGCACGACTACTTTACCGCATTGGCCCCAGCGGGCAGCGTTGCGCTGATCATACTTTCCCTTGTGGCCCGCAACCGCGGAGCCGCATTCACGCTGGCGGACGAGCAGCGCGCTGCCCGCTGGTGCGCGCTGTGGGCCATGGTGGGCTTTATCCCCCGCTGCATTGACCGCTGGGGGCTTGTGATCGGCTTTTCCCTGCGCCAGGGCCCCTTGCCGCAAGGTCTGGCGGAACAGGCAATGGGCCTTGTGCCCATGACCCTCGCCATTGCCTGCTGGGTTGCCCTGTTTGTTCTGCGCGCTCCCCGCAAATTCTACTGGCTCAATGTTCTTGGGCTTCTGCTGCTTGTGCTGGGCGCGAGCTTTCCGTTCCTATTGGCGCTCGGGCGCTGA